In Glycine max cultivar Williams 82 chromosome 7, Glycine_max_v4.0, whole genome shotgun sequence, a single window of DNA contains:
- the LOC100527910 gene encoding putative SAUR-like auxin-responsive protein has translation MKKLNLILSKCKNLSKHLGRSSSFNSLRSKFAKEDLWEGNGMQEGEHCETVFVGSTRKRYVISSKYLNHPLLKALINNSKQKGSDESVLVVNCEVVLFDHLLWMLENADPKFGSDSLEELAELYVF, from the coding sequence ATGAAGAAGCTCAATCTAATACTCAGTAAGTGCAAGAACTTGTCAAAGCATCTAGGAAGATCTTCATCATTTAATAGCCTAAGGTCCAAGTTTGCTAAGGAAGACTTATGGGAAGGAAATGGCATGCAAGAAGGTGAACATTGTGAAACTGTATTTGTTGGCAGCACAAGGAAACGGTACGTGATAAGCTCCAAGTATTTGAACCATCCTCTCCTCAAAGCTCTCATCAACAATTCCAAGCAAAAGGGCAGTGATGAAAGTGTTTTGGTGGTCAACTGTGAGGTGGTTCTCTTTGATCATCTACTGTGGATGCTAGAAAATGCAGATCCTAAGTTTGGTTCTGACTCTTTGGAGGAATTGGCTGAACTCTATGTGTTTTAA
- the LOC100527145 gene encoding NAD(P)H-quinone oxidoreductase subunit S, chloroplastic-like — MMSSFVVLHGLHGSLLRSQFLGQDTLTHLYPRNKASTIHNKPTTAQPRAKFDMLQVLGGRGLCNGEAGLKQELKRELGVDEKAPASATSDKEQELEEESSTTQSLASVAAEDGFEKELMGLTGGFPGGEKGLKKFIQENPPPLKPSQGSKSLKLALSKKPKPPELPLLLPGMIAIVKNPNNPFYMYCGIVQRITDGKAGVLFEGGNWDRLITFRLEELERREKGPPMKNPKSAVLEPFLEKKS, encoded by the coding sequence ATGATGTCATCTTTTGTTGTTCTTCATGGCCTGCATGGCTCTCTTCTCCGCTCCCAGTTCCTAGGCCAAGACACCCTCACTCATCTCTACCCTCGTAACAAGGCTTCCACCATTCATAACAAGCCAACAACAGCACAACCACGTGCCAAATTTGACATGCTGCAAGTCTTGGGAGGAAGAGGACTATGCAATGGAGAAGCAGGTCTTAAACAAGAGCTGAAGAGGGAACTTGGTGTTGATGAGAAGGCACCAGCATCAGCAACAAGTGACAAAGAGCAAGAGTTAGAGGAGGAATCATCAACAACACAGTCCTTGGCAAGTGTTGCTGCAGAAGATGGTTTTGAGAAGGAACTGATGGGGTTAACTGGGGGGTTTCCGGGGGGTGAGAAGGGTTTGAAAAAGTTCATTCAGGAAAACCCTCCTCCTCTAAAACCAAGTCAAGGGAGCAAAAGCCTGAAACTAGCACTGTCTAAGAAGCCTAAACCACCAGAATTGCCTTTGTTGCTGCCAGGGATGATTGCCATTGTGAAGAACCCGAATAACCCGTTTTACATGTACTGTGGGATTGTGCAAAGAATCACTGATGGAAAGGCAGGGGTTCTCTTTGAAGGAGGGAACTGGGACAGGTTGATCACGTTCAGGTTGGAAGAACTTGAGCGCAGAGAAAAAGGCCCCCCCATGAAGAACCCCAAGTCAGCTGTGCTCGAACCGTTTCTTGAAAAGAAGTCATAG